Proteins co-encoded in one Arachis hypogaea cultivar Tifrunner chromosome 11, arahy.Tifrunner.gnm2.J5K5, whole genome shotgun sequence genomic window:
- the LOC112722036 gene encoding protein FAR1-RELATED SEQUENCE 5-like, whose product MSNEDYVDETNNVDGFHGNLENPLRNGDELLDDDIFMDANLANAEVGASEPNEGAHFDQLDESYKIDGWEDIGKTEFLNIVDVDIKRYHFSDRGVAFDFYNAFAKSRGFSGRKSKTRKHNGIINRQNFVCCREGFRQKKPDNMHTRKQEPRAETRCGCKAKVQVSFDAVSGRWIVSKFSDLHNHDLLPPIFTAMLPGHRKIPAADIEQINIMRKGGLGTAHIFAALSSQSGGHHNVPFFPRDLYNQVAQQRRRLKGDASAALQFLRKMKSIDPVMVIRYEVDRFHSIKNLFWCDGISQMDYQLFGDVLAFDATYKKNKYHCPLVVFSGVNNHNRTVVFAAALFAGSNEGEGPPISVITDGALSMKNAIEKVFPNAHHRLCAWHLIRNATSNVGNPRFTSQFKKCMLGDYEVGVFRSKWDRMVEEFDVQDKQWIIDMYDNRHSWATAHIRGKFFAGLGPLLDVRGCTQLLQSMSSPDSLADFECAHGVPVMQTHLLSLEKSAANLYTREVFFLFRPIIIRSGSMKVLDCIGVGSYMLYTVVKYGSPNDTWQVSFCDLPMEFTCSCMRMESFGIPCEHILSVLVTLDICELPKCLVLDRWTKNVKQQIQDTRGFTWDCLKSTQYWCLMDWFRLVATLSAGKDDRFRSMRDWAINTVDKMKADDIASAVASSSAIPATHTDPRDPPIRRRAKDRAGQRCSICRELGHNKTTCPDRSKYDRDSHERHSLPTDDDAYEAMWDEEEDFIYEEDEGECAVNSSSESSRDQDMEIDDSNYEFGNEDDGVNEIN is encoded by the exons ATGTCTAATGAG GATTATGTAGATGAAACCAATAATGTTGACGGGTTTCACGGAAATTTGGAGAATCCCTTGAGAAACGGTGATGAGCTCCTGGACGACGATATCTTCATGGATGCTAACTTGGCAAATGCAGAAGTTGGTGCTTCTGAACCCAATGAAGGTGCCCATTTTGATCAATTGGATGAATCTTATAAGATTGATGGGTGGGAGGACATAGGAAAGACTGAGTTCTTGAATATTGTAGATGTTGATATAAAAAGATATCATTTCAGTGATCGAGGAGTGGCTTTTGATTTCTACAATGCATTTGCCAAGTCAAGGGGATTTAGTGGTCGAAAAAGTAAGACGCGAAAGCACAATGGGATAATCAATCGACAGAATTTTGTTTGTTGTCGCGAGGGCTTCCGACAAAAAAAGCCAGATAATATGCATACCAGAAAACAAGAGCCTAGAGCTGAAACTAGATGTGGCTGTAAGGCAAAGGTTCAGGTGTCATTTGACGCTGTTAGTGGTCGCTGGATTGTTTCAAAATTTTCTGATTTGCATAATCACGACCTTCTTCCTCCAATTTTTACTGCAATGCTTCCTGGTCACAGGAAAATACCTGCTGCAGACATTGAGCAAATAAATATAATGAGGAAGGGTGGATTAGGCACTGCACATATTTTTGCAGCACTCTCAAGCCAATCTGGTGGTCACCACAATGTTCCCTTTTTTCCCAGGGACTTGTACAATCAAGTCGCACAACAACGTCGACGGTTGAAGGGTGATGCTAGTGCGGCTCTTCAATTTTTGAGGAAGATGAAGTCCATTGATCCTGTCATGGTTATAAGATATGAGGTTGATAGGTTTCACTCgataaagaatttattttggtgtgATGGAATAAGCCAAATGGATTATCAATTGTTTGGTGATGTATTGGCTTTTGACGCTACTTACAAGAAGAACAAATATCATTGTCCGCTTGTCGTTTTTTCGGGTGTTAATAACCATAACCGCACAGTTGTCTTTGCAGCCGCTCTT TTTGCTGGAAGCAATGAAGGGGAAGGCCCCCCAATTTCAGTTATCACAGATGGTGCCCTTTCAATGAAAAATGCAATCGAAAAAGTTTTTCCTAATGCACATCATCGCCTATGTGCTTGGCACCTTATTCGCAATGCCACGAGTAATGTAGGTAATCCTAGGTTCACATCGCAGTTTAAGAAGTGCATGCTGGGTGATTACGAGGTTGGTGTATTCCGTAGTAAGTGGGATCGGATGGTTGAAGAGTTTGATGTGCAAGACAAGCAATGGATAATTGATATGTATGATAACCGTCATAGTTGGGCAACAGCACATATCCGTGGGAAGTTCTTTGCGGGTTTAGGACCACTTCTCGATGTGAGGGGTTGCACTCAGTTATTGCAAAGTATGTCAAGTCCAG ATAGTCTAGCAGACTTTGAATGTGCACATGGAGTACCTGTGATGCAAACTCATTTATTGTCATTGGAGAAGTCTGCAGCTAATTTATATACAAGAGAGGTATTTTTTCTATTTCGCCCTATTATTATAAGGTCTGGTTCAATGAAAGTGTTAGATTGCATTGGTGTTGGTTCTTATATGTTATACACGGTGGTTAAGTATGGTAGTCCTAACGATACATGGCAAGTATCTTTCTGTGATTTACCAATGGAGTTTACTTGCTCCTGTATGAGGATGGAGTCATTTGGCATTCCTTGCGAACACATTCTATCTGTTTTAGTTACACTTGACATTTGTGAATTGCCAAAATGTTTAGTTCTAGATAGGTGGACCAAAAATGTGAAACAACAAATACAAGATACAAGGGGGTTCACTTGGGATTGCTTAAAGTCTACCCAATACTGGTGTTTGATGGACTGGTTTAGATTGGTGGCTACACTATCAGCAGGTAAAGATGATAGGTTCAGGAGCATGAGGGATTGGGCAATAAACACAGTGGATAAAATGAAAGCTGATGATATTGCTAGTGCAGTTGCTTCTAGTAGTGCAATTCCTGCCACTCATACAGATCCTCGTGACCCCCCAATTCGTAGAAGAGCTAAGGATCGTGCCGGACAACGGTGTAGTATATGCCGGGAGCTCGGACATAACAAAACTACATGTCCAGATCGGAGTAAGTATGATAGGGATTCACATGAACGGCATAGTCTACCTACAGATGATGATGCATATGAGGCTATGTGGGATGAGGAAGAAGACTTCATTTACGAGGAAGATGAAGGTGAATGTGCGGTAAATTCTAGTTCTGAATCTAGCAGAGATCAA GATATGGAGATAGATGACTCTAattatgaatttggaaatgaggaCGATGGAGTCAATGAAATTAATTAG